The proteins below come from a single Peromyscus eremicus chromosome 22, PerEre_H2_v1, whole genome shotgun sequence genomic window:
- the LOC131897317 gene encoding uncharacterized protein LOC131897317, producing MHVETSKQQKRSLKQIRKLRVSRFEETEMNVSVADLTRISGLTTDWTQEYVLWSIDRSLRQIFQHLDNARSTLMELNVSESQDVTSSSDSDIVVQEIVPPSCYCKKGKTSTDYSMSSASSNNSSSLSYLPMFPEGTAWQFQSDSGPVSSQKEPFMPRSRGTSLPTSQLIDSEKSDLSLNLAVLRPLQAKTSFISCILESLDPWEQEKTKDKVSTLGQHVVPLPVKKSWNTLNHFMDVQGVPEEELPKTQLPILIPQSIEQNTNTSPDLPSFHLHMNIGVNSQVHRTEAIISQPFPSNRQSQPEDDRQELRYNPLVISMGTPSPRNLGVNIIQEEQALVKKDSKHVLEPNIEQRVIGLPEKRVQTHKAQLTNVELTPKIPRSATDRIKVTPLALFQVMDLMGITPKSQSELIDSVGFSPEPPNQAETVSITPQPSNQVIERIKVTHHQHQTTELKSMASRLSQVTDNLEVTPVTLFHVTDSMEMIDKLSPHGIEPVGVAPQPQYQVMESVKMDTLHNYQAIRPGSMSRGPQQTVVEAVEMIPQPQHKDMGTLTMTLGSQNQASKHIRITPSPVHQNAMEISSSALPEATEDTKVSPVAKQAMDVMQIFPLGQPHITKSRALIRGSQPPAENLTPVSAQPDVPTTTVLAGTVESRSVPPQPPSKVLEPSGMTDDLLPSCQSLHALKVTPPVQASPTGMITPLQIVEPQTKESLQLTSGLQGQVEDSVGTTPQPQGTECVSLTPKSHHQIMESRKTIPAPPDQGAVPIGRGQKHQVPEAEVVPVIPLLQEMEYFGGSTIPQTKVRDSMDFPPELLNVKSEHLIPDPRLQSVKSVDITTDLVPQIEKYGPPTSTVLCIDLAPELHQQNTQYEELTPIPQLQSETSVPSAPESQFQDVKSGQLTVEPQHQNKKSARLAAGPQLQNNKSVHWMPDYQSQGMEEALSALSQDIQGDIKMVELTQSTGSDKIAPVPLLEDTNTPLVEGRNLIPEALVESMEVGELIPSTHFYATKSLEATPKPSYHFLEPEGLTLQHPASEARVTSEPCQQVEESAPLPQSSLGMTPAPLSQTSESVEMSSPPLQDTLESGTQVVKEMEETPESGSAIKDTLDLLLDLEVQTMTSGVMAPEPQPPDVKFVQVPPELCAEVTNPSERTLKPEHEDTETFRLTVSKVDDTQGTIIDLYSEVRSLEFSLESGVQGEKSESLAQNLKSAEVITEPPLQVVEPTGLTAGPKPHIKDVIPKPQLHEVKSRQMDRESQLQNENSVNVIQPSSAAEVDPEKTKPEPHLQSLSPKQGESPMTFAPGMLFQDKPMEVLQGPHLQDVKPKELTSRPQTQDSKRVIISCLKQQSLKPVNKAKAQGIQGVKFMDLVSTQQYQGRAPMDLTLEPGQDDHISTAEWKGELFNRLNKQLESEGMLSMGSDQEPKPAGRKPIQLNSKLQCKDTPSFELAPEPVVHNVKAQEVQYGPQVPNMKPCPLTPESQVYQVKDLEPMLEPPLQDGGTVALNTEPQIGGTKSVQWIPVSEFQREKCIGSNFRLQSQSASPTELKPSTQRRGVRSSELTVRSKIQGEKSREFHLESQLQQVKTSPLALGLQKTKTLNLTSEPQPQGIKTDQLNKETQVESVRSIQWTPRPEFHGVTFLQFNSGSPSPGVESTERKPSIQLRGGETSEMALGPKPQGKKSVDFNLGPQVQCVKTPELSPGPQLQDGENITSTSELQSQCVKSVALLQGPQLENTKSVLWIPLSDYQVNRSTLNLRLPPQDVTAKELKPSVQLDVKTSDELTTRPKSQGKQPSGSTQEHQSQRSKTTDFKSEQQFRIMKACDPTLRSKINNIKLTFKPRFCLEDRSSPGLKPGIQPQEVNPLGSSPGTQPQTVTPSVFKQESQSSEVKYGAISQRPQSQNNVELKCEKSSELALQTKPRGMKSEKSSGPQWQCAKCSDLTPETESPNMKCTKLSCSSQMKGKPCIELATGTKTQRVKLGCKPGPQWQDIKSNSFLRTKPQEMEMEDWESGPLLQDLKSSRTIMGIKVHDVMSVDFGPGPHLQGMTSEVITGKRVHGTKSVEDKPSSKLQSKKHDFTPRKMFLGTKSVELDSGPPLQDLKYPELIMDMKLQGVNSMGQHVTSIKSSEVVTQIKSQSVTAVDLNSGPQTQNKKPSELVQGKRLLAKESVEFNQGPKLQGVTVESKPPNGESGKLNSDEKYSQSILGTKLQYGRSMEVSPGLCSQSMKSSEVISEDKLQKEKPVGFVYQPLWQDVKSLKWTFGKALDREPLQLETAHLQDRKLTMLTSELHLQGMKPESVNCGSELKGVKSEPTYVHTMKDTGINHGSESQFVGFSKQASDSKIYRVVPSELNARNQKRDRKSHKLSQKQQLQKIKQIAFRDEPHLQHIKSSELCTKLQDLKSMEFNSEQPLQDVISSELGLGISPQSLDVNPGPHLQEIIPFEGRTETKFPDEPSPEFKRKPRLQATMHEIDGIYFRAEVAKCKPCEIVIGVSATNWNL from the exons ATGCACGTGGAG ACTTCCAAGCAACAAAAAAGATCTCTAAAACAGATCCGGAAACTCAGAG TTTCACGGTTCGAAGAAACAGAGATGAACGTCAGTGTAGCTGATCTGACACG TATTTCAGGACTTACTACCGACTGGACCCAGGAATATGTACTCTGGTCAATAGACAGGAGTCTTCGACAGATCTTCCAACATCTGGATAATGCAAG aTCAACACTTATGGAGCTGAATGTTTCAGAATCCCAAGATGTGACTTCTTCCTCCGACTCTGACATTGTGGTTCAGGAGATTGTCCCACCCAGCTGTTACTGTAAAAAGGGAAAGACTTCTACTGACTACAGCATGTCCTCTGCATCATCCAACAACAGCTCGAGCCTGTCTTATCTTCCCATGTTTCCTGAAGGGACAGCTTGGCAATTCCAGAGCGATAGTGGACCTGTTTCCTCCCAAAAGGAACCATTTATGCCCAGGAGCCGTGGCACATCCCTGCCTACTTCTCAGCTGATAGATTCTGAGAAATCAGATCTTTCTCTGAATTTGGCAGTTCTTCGTCCCTTACAAGCAAAAACTTCCTTCATTAGCTGTATTTTAGAATCCTTAGATCCTTGggaacaagagaaaacaaaagataagGTTTCTACTTTGGGACAACATGTGGTGCCTCTGCCTGTGAAGAAATCCTGGAACACACTCAATCATTTCATGGATGTACAAGGAGTCCCTGAAGAAGAGCTCCCGAAAACTCAGTTACCTATACTCATCCCTCAGAGTATTGAGCAAAATACCAACACATCTCCAGATCTCCCATCATTTCATCTCCACATGAACATTGGGGTGAATTCTCAAGTCCATAGGACGGAAGCAATCATTTCACAGCCATTTCCCTCAAACAGGCAGTCACAACCCGAGGATGACCGCCAAGAACTTAGATATAATCCTTTAGTTATATCAATGGGCACACCATCTCCCAGAAATTTAGGGGTTAACATAATTCAGGAAGAACAAGCTTTAGTGAAAAAGGATTCAAAGCATGTGTTAGAGCCGAATATAGAGCAGAGGGTCATAGGTCTTCCAGAAAAAAGGGTACAGACACATAAGGCGCAACTAACTAATGTGGAGCTGACACCCAAGATACCACGTTCAGCCACTGACAGAATAAAGGTCACTCCATTGGCATTGTTTCAGGTTATGGACTTAATGGGAATAACCCCAAAATCACAGTCGGAGCTGATAGACTCTGTGGGGTTTTCCCCAGAGCCGCCAAATCAAGCAGAAACAGTGAGTATAACTCCTCAGCCATCGAATCAAGTAATTGAACGAATAAAAGTAACCCATCATCAGCATCAAACCACGGAATTAAAGAGCATGGCCTCAAGACTGAGTCAAGTCACAGATAACCTGGAGGTAACTCCTGTGACATTGTTTCACGTCACGGATTCCATGGAGATGATTGACAAATTAAGTCCACATGGCATAGAACCAGTAGGAGTAGCCCCACAGCCACAATACCAAGTCATGGAATCAGTGAAGATGGATACATTGCATAACTATCAAGCCATAAGACCAGGAAGTATGAGTCGAGGGCCACAGCAGACAGTTGTGGAAGCTGTGGAAATGATTCCCCAGCCTCAGCATAAAGACATGGGAACACTGACCATGACCTTGGGGTCACAGAATCAAGCCTCAAAACACATCAGGATTACTCCCAGTCCAGTACATCAAAATGCAATGGAAATTAGCTCAAGTGCACTGCCTGAAGCCACTGAAGATACAAAAGTGTCTCCAGTGGCAAAACAAGCCATGGATGTCATGCAGATATTTCCACTAGGACAGCCACACATTACTAAATCTAGGGCTTTGATCCGAGGCTCACAGCCTCCAGCTGAAAATTTGACCCCAGTGTCAGCTCAACCAGATGTTCCGACTACTACTGTCCTAGCAGGAACTGTAGAATCTAGAAGCGTACCCCCACAGCCACCATCTAAAGTACTGGAACCATCAGGAATGACTGATGACCTACTACCGTCATGTCAGTCCCTGCATGCTCTAAAGGTGACCCCGCCAGTCCAGGCATCTCCGACGGGAATGATCACACCACTACAAATTGTAGAGCCTCAAACTAAAGAGTCTCTGCAATTGACTTCTGGGTTACAGGGTCAAGTTGAAGACTCCGTGGGGACTACGCCACAACCTCAAGGCACAGAGTGTGTGTCACTGACTCCAAAGTCACATCATCAAATAATGGAATCCAGGAAAACAATCCCAGCACCACCAGATCAAGGTGCAGTACCTATAGGAAGGGGCCAAAAGCATCAAGTTCCAGAAGCTGAAGTAGTGCCAGTCATACCACTGCTTCAGGAAATGGAATATTTCGGGGGGAGCACAATCCCACAGACTAAGGTTAGGGATTCAATGGACTTTCCCCCAGAACTACTGAATGTAAAATCTGAGCACCTAATCCCAGATCCAAGATTGCAAAGTGTGAAATCTGTGGACATAACCACAGATTTAGTCCCACAAATCGAAAAATATGGACCACCAACCTCAACAGTGTTATGTATAGATTTGGCCCCAGAACTGCATCAGCAGAATACACAATATGAGGAATTAACCCCCATACCACAACTGCAAAGTGAGACATCTGTGCCATCGGCCCCTGAGTCTCAGTTTCAAGATGTGAAATCTGGCCAACTGACAGTTGAACcacaacaccaaaacaaaaagtctGCTCGGTTGGCGGCAGGTCCACAATTGCAAAATAATAAGTCAGTACATTGGATGCCCGATTATCAGTCTCAAGGAATGGAAGAAGCTCTTTCAGCCCTATCACAGGACATACAAGGAGATATAAAAATGGTGGAGTTGACTCAAAGCACCGGCTCTGATAAGATAGCCCCTGTACCATTGCTTGAGGATACAAACACTCCATTGGTAGAAGGTAGGAATCTAATTCCTGAGGCACTGGTGGAGAGTATGGAAGTTGGTGAACTGATCCCAAGCACACACTTTTATGCAACAAAATCTTTAGAAGCGACCCCCAAACCAAGTTATCATTTCCTAGAACCTGAAGGACTGACCCTACAACATCCAGCCTCAGAAGCAAGAGTGACCTCTGAACCTTGCCAGCAGGTGGAAGAATCTGCTCCGTTGCCACAATCATCATTAGGGATGACTCCAGCACCATTGAGCCAGACCTCAGAATCTGTGGAGATGAGCTCACCACCACTCCAAGATACTCTTGAATCTGGGACCCAAGTtgtaaaagagatggaagagactcCAGAATCAGGAAGTGCAATTAAAGATACTCTGGATTTGCTGCTAGATTTAGAAGTGCAAACTATGACCTCAGGAGTGATGGCCCCAGAGCCACAGCCCCCAGATGTGAAGTTTGTTCAGGTGCCTCCAGAACTGTGTGCAGAAGTTACTAACCCATCGGAAAGAACTCTGAAACCAGAACATGAAGACACAGAGACCTTCAGATTGACAGTCTCTAAAGTCGATGATACCCAGGGAACCATCATAGACCTGTATTCAGAAGTGAGATCTCTGGAGTTTAGTCTAGAATCAGGAGTGCAAGGTGAGAAATCAGAGTCCCTTGCCCAAAATTTGAAGTCTGCAGAAGTAATCACCGAACCACCCTTACAAGTTGTGGAACCTACAGGACTAACTGCAGGACCCAAACCACATATTAAAGATGTGATCCCAAAGCCACAGCTCCACGAAGTAAAGTCTAGGCAAATGGATAGAGAATCACAGTTGCAAAATGAGAACTCAGTAAATGTAATACAACCATCATCTGCAGCAGAGGTAgatcctgaaaagacaaaaccagagCCACATCTACAAAGTTTATCACCGAAGCAAGGGGAGAGTCCCATGACTTTTGCACCAGGGATGCTGTTTCAAGATAAACCTATGGAGGTGTTGCAAGGGCCTCATCTACAAGATGTAAAACCCAAGGAACTGACTTCACGGCCACAAACACAAGACAGCAAACGTGTGATCATCTCATGTCTGAAGCAGCAAAGTCTAAAACCTGTGAATAAAGCCAAAGCACAAGGGATCCAAGGAGTAAAATTCATGGATTTAGTCTCAACACAACAGTATCAAGGGAGGGCACCCATGGATTTAACTCTTGAGCCCGGACAGGATGACCACATAAGCACAGCAGAGTGGAAAGGTGAGCTGTTCAACCGGCTGAACAAACAGTTGGAGTCAGAAGGTATGTTGTCTATGGGGTCAGATCAAGAACCCAAACCTGCAGGTAGAAAACCCATACAGCTCAACTCTAAACTACAATGTAAAGATACACCCTCATTTGAATTGGCTCCTGAACCAGTTGTTCATAATGTAAAAGCTCAAGAGGTCCAATATGGGCCACAGGTGCCGAATATGAAACCTTGTCCATTGACTCCAGAATCACAGGTGTACCAAGTGAAAGACTTGGAGCCAATGTTAGAGCCACCGCTTCAAGATGGGGGAACTGTGGCACTAAATACTGAACCACAAATTGGAGGTACAAAATCTGTGCAGTGGATTCCAGTATCTGAGTTTCAAAGGGAGAAATGTATAGGGTCAAACTTTAGGTTACAGTCTCAGAGTGCCAGCCCTACAGAATTGAAGCCGTCTACACAACGGAGAGGTGTGAGGTCATCTGAATTGACTGTCAGGTCAAAAATTCAAGGAGAAAAATCCAGAGAGTTTCATCTTGAGTCACAGTTACAGCAAGTAAAAACCTCTCCGTTAGCACTAGGGCTGCAGAAAACTAAAACTTTGaacttaacttctgagccacagCCTCAAGGGATCAAAACTGATCAGCTAAACAAAGAGACACAGGTAGAAAGTGTAAGATCCATCCAGTGGACACCAAGACCTGAATTCCACGGTGTGACATTTTTACAGTTCAATAGTGGGTCACCATCTCCAGGTGTCGAATCTACAGAACGGAAACCATCCATACAGCTGAGAGGTGGGGAGACATCAGAGATGGCTCTAGGGCCAAAACCTCAAGGAAAAAAATCCGTGGATTTTAACCTTGGGCCACAAGTACAGTGTGTGAAGACCCCTGAGTTGTCCCCAGGACCACAGCTACAAGACGGAGAAAATATCACATCAACCTCAGAGCTACAGTCTCAGTGTGTGAAAAGTGTGGCATTACTTCAGGGACCACAGcttgaaaatacaaaatctgTTCTTTGGATACCACTGTCGGACTATCAAGTTAATAGATCTACACTGAATCTTAGGTTACCACCTCAGGATGTCACAGCTAAAGAGTTAAAACCCTCAGTACAACTAGATGTGAAGACATCCGATGAGTTGACTACGAGGCCAAAGTCACAAGGTAAACAACCTTCCGGGTCAACCCAGGAACATCAGTCTCAGAGGTCCAAAACTACTGATTTTAAATCTGAGCAGCAGTTTAGAATTATGAAAGCATGTGACCCAACCTTAAGGTCAAAGATCAATAATATAAAATTGACATTCAAACCCAGGTTTTGCTTAGAAGACAGGAGCTCTCCTGGATTAAAGCCTGGAATACAGCCTCAAGAAGTGAATCCCTTAGGGTCATCCCCAGGAACACAGCCTCAAACTGTGACACCTTCAGTGTTTAAACAAGAGTCACAGTCCTCAGAAGTGAAATATGGAGCAATAAGTCAAAGGCCACAATCACAAAACAATGTAGAGTTGAAATGTGAAAAATCTTCTGAGTTGGCACTTCAGACAAAGCCTCGAGGTATGAAATCTGAGAAGAGCTCTGGGCCCCAGTGGCAATGTGCAAAATGTTCTGACTTGACACCTGAAACAGAGTCCCCAAATATGAAATGTACTAAGTTAAGTTGCAGCTCACAGATGAAAGGTAAACCATGTATTGAGTTAGCTACGGGTACCAAAACTCAACGTGTCAAACTAGGCTGTAAACCTGGGCCCCAGTGGCAAGATATAAAATCTAACTCATTTCTGAGGACAAAGCCtcaagaaatggaaatggaagacTGGGAATCAGGCCCGCTGTTACAAGATCTGAAATCTTCAAGGACAATCATGGGTATAAAGGTCCATGATGTCATGTCTGTGGACTTTGGTCCTGGACCACACTTACAAGGTATGACCTCTGAAGTCATTACAGGGAAGAGGGTTCATGGTACGAAATCTGTAGAAGACAAACCTAGTTCAAAGTTACAAAGTAAGAAACATGATTTCACCCCGAGGAAGATGTTCTTAGGTACAAAATCTGTAGAGCTGGACTCAGGCCCCCCTTTACAAGATTTGAAATATCCTGAGCTGATCATGGATATGAAACTTCAAGGTGTGAACTCTATGGGACAACATGTTACAAGTATAAAATCTTCTGAGGTGGTAACACAGATAAAATCCCAAAGTGTAACAGCGGTAGACCTCAATTCTGGaccacagacacaaaataaaaagccgTCTGAGTTGGTTCAAGGGAAAAGGCTCCTAGCTAAGGAGTCTGTAGAGTTTAATCAAGGCCCAAAGTTACAAGGTGTGACAGTGGAGTCCAAGCCCCCAAATGGGGAATCTGGGAAGTTAAACTCAGATGAGAAATATTCTCAGTCAATTCTGGGGACAAAGCTTCAATATGGAAGATCTATGGAGGTCAGTCCTGGCCTATGCTCACAGAGTATGAAGTCTTCCGAAGTGATTTCAGAGGACAAACTTCAAAAAGAGAAACCCGTAGGCTTTGTGTATCAGCCACTGTGGCAAGatgtaaaatctttaaaatggacATTTGGTAAGGCACTTGACAGGGAACCTTTGCAGTTGGAAACCGCTCATTTACAGGACAGGAAATTAACTATGTTAACATCAGAATTACATCTTCAAGGTATGAAACCTGAGTCAGTCAACTGTGGATCAGAGTTGAAAGGTGTGAAGTCTGAGCCCACATATGTCCACACAATGAAGGATACAGGGATCAATCATGGTTCAGAATCACAGTTTGTGGGATTCTCTAAGCAGGCCTCAGACTCAAAGATTTATAGAGTGGTGCCTTCTGAACTCAATGCCAGAAACCAGAAGCGAGATCGGAAGTCTCACAAATTAAGTCAAAAGcaacaacttcaaaaaataaaacagatagcGTTCAGGGATGAGCCACATTTACAACATATCAAGTCATCAGAATTATGTACAAAGCTTCAAGACCTGAAATCTATGGAATTCAATTCAGAGCAACCGTTGCAAGATGTGATATCTTCTGAGTTGGGCCTGGGAATAAGTCCTCAGTCTTTAGACGTCAACCCTGGGCCACATTTGCAAGAGATAATACCTTTTGAGGGGCGCACAGAAACCAAGTTTCCAGATGAGCCATCTCCGGAATTCAAGCGTAAGCCTAGACTGCAAG CAACAATGCATGAAATCGACGGAATTTACTTCAGAGCCGAAGTGGCAAAGTGTAAACCATGTGAAATTGTCATCGGTGTCTCTGCCACAAACTGGAACCTCTAG